One window of the Funiculus sociatus GB2-C1 genome contains the following:
- a CDS encoding NAD(+) kinase, whose protein sequence is MELKNVIIAHKAGDPLSRSWAEKCARQLEKRNCHVLMGPSGAKDNPYPVFLASAMHRIDLALVLGGDGTALAAVRHLSPERIPILAVNVGGHLGFLTQPFEEFQDTERVWDRLEEDRYAIERRMMLQAALFEGDRTNMEPVSDRFLALNEMCIKPASADRMITSILEMEIDGEVVDQYQGDGLIVATPTGSTCYTISANGPIVHSGMEAITVTPICPLSLSSRPIVIPSGSVVSVWPLADYELNTKLWMDGVMATAIWPGQRVDIRMANCLAKFIILRENYSYYQTLREKLQWAGARIRYSNNHRN, encoded by the coding sequence GTGGAGCTGAAAAACGTTATTATTGCTCACAAAGCGGGAGATCCCCTAAGCCGCAGTTGGGCAGAAAAATGCGCTAGGCAACTGGAAAAACGCAATTGCCATGTTTTAATGGGGCCAAGTGGGGCGAAGGATAATCCCTATCCGGTTTTTTTGGCTTCCGCAATGCACCGCATCGATCTGGCGCTGGTGCTGGGTGGTGACGGGACAGCATTGGCAGCAGTTCGGCATCTATCTCCAGAGAGAATCCCTATTTTAGCGGTGAATGTCGGGGGACATCTGGGATTTTTAACTCAGCCATTTGAGGAATTTCAAGACACTGAGAGGGTTTGGGACAGGTTAGAGGAAGATCGCTATGCTATCGAACGCCGGATGATGTTGCAGGCGGCGTTATTTGAGGGCGATCGCACGAATATGGAACCGGTGAGCGATCGCTTCCTCGCACTGAATGAAATGTGCATCAAACCCGCCTCCGCCGACCGCATGATTACCTCGATATTAGAAATGGAAATTGACGGCGAGGTGGTCGATCAATATCAAGGGGATGGGCTGATTGTCGCAACGCCCACTGGTTCCACCTGCTACACCATCTCTGCAAACGGCCCCATCGTCCATTCTGGCATGGAAGCTATTACCGTCACCCCAATCTGCCCTTTGAGTCTCTCCAGTCGCCCAATTGTCATCCCCTCCGGTTCTGTGGTGAGCGTCTGGCCTTTAGCTGACTACGAATTAAACACTAAACTATGGATGGATGGGGTGATGGCAACTGCAATTTGGCCCGGACAGCGGGTAGACATCCGCATGGCAAATTGTCTGGCTAAGTTTATTATTTTGCGCGAAAACTATTCCTATTACCAAACGTTACGAGAAAAACTCCAGTGGGCAGGAGCTAGGATTCGGTATAGTAACAATCACCGCAATTAA